One Fundulus heteroclitus isolate FHET01 chromosome 1, MU-UCD_Fhet_4.1, whole genome shotgun sequence genomic window carries:
- the LOC118563528 gene encoding deoxynucleoside triphosphate triphosphohydrolase SAMHD1-like isoform X1 encodes MAAMSDYKVFNDPIHGLVELHPLLVKIIDTPQFQRLRNIKQLGGTSYVYPGATHSRFEHSIGVAYLAGELVQALMENQQELKITLAEKLCVQIAGLCHDLGHGPFSHLYDGKFIPEIKPKSEAKWKHEIASVQMFDHLVKVNDLEENIRNLGLKQPKELDKKPDQFNNLDFIKKLINTEYVSETEELIRSHFQDKSFLYEIVANKRNGIDVDKWDYFARDCHYLGIKNSFDYRRLILCARVCKVEGRTEICFRDKEVFNLYDMFYTRFCLHKRAYQHKVANAVECMITDAFVKAYKHIQIRGSREKTFNLYEAKDDMEAYTKLTDDVFEQILNHPNPKGSMDLEQAKLILDRIHGRDLYKCLAEFHTKKLEITKEAIRDVWEQELKTALAEIPQEWKKEDFLVDVIKLDYGMEKKDPIQHVRFYRKKEPEKPIQFTREPQNEEIQEPPIKRINLTREVSHLLPETFAEKTIRIYYKGTKAEILKAAKDYFEGVDFKKKFQRFLKQTEEEDQETQEGAGGTAEVSSKTQET; translated from the exons ATGGCAGCTATGAGTGACTATAAG GTGTTTAATGATCCCATCCATGGCCTTGTGGAGCTGCATCCGCTCCTCGTCAAGATCATCGACACGCCTCAGTTTCAGCGACTTAGAAACATAAAGCAGCTTGGAGGGACTTCTTATGTTTACCCTGGAGCAACCCACAGTCGCTTTGAACACAGCATTGG GGTTGCTTATTTGGCTGGAGAACTTGTTCAAGCTCTGATGGAGAACCAGCAAGAACTCAAAATCACTCTTGCTGAAAAACTTTGTGTGCAGATTGCTGGACTCTGCCATGACCTGG GACATGGACCATTTTCACATTTGTACGATGGGAAATTTATACCTGAAATAAAGCCTAAATCAGAGGCTAAATGGAAG CACGAGATTGCCTCTGTACAAATGTTTGACCACCTGGTGAAGGTCAATGATTTGGAGGAGAACATCAGGAATCTAGGCCTAAAACAACCCAAGGAACTAGACAAGAAACCGGATCAGTTCAACAACCTGGACTTTATAAAGAAACTGATCAATACAGAATATGTCAGTGAAACAGAAGAG CTCATCAGAAGTCATTTTCAGGACAAGTCCTTCCTCTATGAAATCGTGGCCAATAAAAGGAACGGCATTGATGTGGATAAGTGGGATTATTTTGCCAG AGACTGCCATTATTTGGGTATAAAGAACAGCTTTGACTATCGCCGCTTAATATTATGCGCCAGGGTGTGTAAGGTGGAAGGGAGGACGGAGATCTGTTTCAGAGACAAG GAAGTGTTCAATCTGTACGACATGTTCTACACGAGGTTCTGTCTGCACAAAAGAGCCTACCAGCACAAAGTGGCAAATGCCGTAGAGTGCAT gATCACAGATGCCTTTGTGAAAGCATATAAACATATTCAAATCAGAGGCTCTAGGGAGAAAACCTTCAATCTGTACGAAGCTAAAGATGACATGGAGGCCTACACCAAGCTGACAG ATGATGTATTTGAACAGATACTGAACCACCCTAATCCTAAAGGCTCAATGGACCTGGAACAGGCAAAGCTAATATTGGACCGAATACATGGGCGCGACCTCTATAAGTGTCTAGCAGAATTTCACACCAAAAAATTAGAAATAACAAAG GAGGCCATCAGAGATGTATGGGAGCAGGAATTGAAGACAGCATTGGCTGAAATCCCACAGGAATGGAAAAAAGAGGACTTTTTGGTTGAT gTAATTAAACTAGACTATGGGATGGAGAAAAAAGACCCAATACAGCATGTGCGTTTCTACCGAAAGAAAGAGCCAGAAAAACCCATCCAATTCACCAGAGAACCACAAAATGAAGAAATACAGGAACCACCAATTAAACGCATCAATTTGACCAGAGAA GTCTCTCACCTTCTTCCAGAAACATTTGCTGAGAAAACAATCAGAATCTACTACAAGGGGACCAAAGCTGAGATTCTGAAGGCTGCCAAGGACTATTTTGAAGGAGTcgatttcaagaaaaaatttcAACGATTTCTGAAACAAACCGAAGAAGAAG ATCAAGAAACGCAGGAAGGAGCGGGAGGCACAGCTGAAGTCTCCTCCAAAACCCAGGAGACGTAA
- the LOC118563528 gene encoding deoxynucleoside triphosphate triphosphohydrolase SAMHD1-like isoform X2, producing MENQQELKITLAEKLCVQIAGLCHDLGHGPFSHLYDGKFIPEIKPKSEAKWKHEIASVQMFDHLVKVNDLEENIRNLGLKQPKELDKKPDQFNNLDFIKKLINTEYVSETEELIRSHFQDKSFLYEIVANKRNGIDVDKWDYFARDCHYLGIKNSFDYRRLILCARVCKVEGRTEICFRDKEVFNLYDMFYTRFCLHKRAYQHKVANAVECMITDAFVKAYKHIQIRGSREKTFNLYEAKDDMEAYTKLTDDVFEQILNHPNPKGSMDLEQAKLILDRIHGRDLYKCLAEFHTKKLEITKEAIRDVWEQELKTALAEIPQEWKKEDFLVDVIKLDYGMEKKDPIQHVRFYRKKEPEKPIQFTREPQNEEIQEPPIKRINLTREVSHLLPETFAEKTIRIYYKGTKAEILKAAKDYFEGVDFKKKFQRFLKQTEEEDQETQEGAGGTAEVSSKTQET from the exons ATGGAGAACCAGCAAGAACTCAAAATCACTCTTGCTGAAAAACTTTGTGTGCAGATTGCTGGACTCTGCCATGACCTGG GACATGGACCATTTTCACATTTGTACGATGGGAAATTTATACCTGAAATAAAGCCTAAATCAGAGGCTAAATGGAAG CACGAGATTGCCTCTGTACAAATGTTTGACCACCTGGTGAAGGTCAATGATTTGGAGGAGAACATCAGGAATCTAGGCCTAAAACAACCCAAGGAACTAGACAAGAAACCGGATCAGTTCAACAACCTGGACTTTATAAAGAAACTGATCAATACAGAATATGTCAGTGAAACAGAAGAG CTCATCAGAAGTCATTTTCAGGACAAGTCCTTCCTCTATGAAATCGTGGCCAATAAAAGGAACGGCATTGATGTGGATAAGTGGGATTATTTTGCCAG AGACTGCCATTATTTGGGTATAAAGAACAGCTTTGACTATCGCCGCTTAATATTATGCGCCAGGGTGTGTAAGGTGGAAGGGAGGACGGAGATCTGTTTCAGAGACAAG GAAGTGTTCAATCTGTACGACATGTTCTACACGAGGTTCTGTCTGCACAAAAGAGCCTACCAGCACAAAGTGGCAAATGCCGTAGAGTGCAT gATCACAGATGCCTTTGTGAAAGCATATAAACATATTCAAATCAGAGGCTCTAGGGAGAAAACCTTCAATCTGTACGAAGCTAAAGATGACATGGAGGCCTACACCAAGCTGACAG ATGATGTATTTGAACAGATACTGAACCACCCTAATCCTAAAGGCTCAATGGACCTGGAACAGGCAAAGCTAATATTGGACCGAATACATGGGCGCGACCTCTATAAGTGTCTAGCAGAATTTCACACCAAAAAATTAGAAATAACAAAG GAGGCCATCAGAGATGTATGGGAGCAGGAATTGAAGACAGCATTGGCTGAAATCCCACAGGAATGGAAAAAAGAGGACTTTTTGGTTGAT gTAATTAAACTAGACTATGGGATGGAGAAAAAAGACCCAATACAGCATGTGCGTTTCTACCGAAAGAAAGAGCCAGAAAAACCCATCCAATTCACCAGAGAACCACAAAATGAAGAAATACAGGAACCACCAATTAAACGCATCAATTTGACCAGAGAA GTCTCTCACCTTCTTCCAGAAACATTTGCTGAGAAAACAATCAGAATCTACTACAAGGGGACCAAAGCTGAGATTCTGAAGGCTGCCAAGGACTATTTTGAAGGAGTcgatttcaagaaaaaatttcAACGATTTCTGAAACAAACCGAAGAAGAAG ATCAAGAAACGCAGGAAGGAGCGGGAGGCACAGCTGAAGTCTCCTCCAAAACCCAGGAGACGTAA